A single genomic interval of Desulfobulbaceae bacterium DB1 harbors:
- a CDS encoding transposase, with protein MRNEKIKLRKHLNADALFATMRTGFGEINDHRPGEVTISLADALMSGFAMFSLKDPSLLAFDERRCAPQNLLTIYGMGDIPCDTSMREILDGVDPNDLRPLFKDAFRALQRGKVLEKMLFMDVGYLLNLDGTGYFSSKALHSDACMGRVNSKTGEVTYYLQTVGAAVVHPDYKEAIALCPETIRKQDGKTKNDCERNAIRRLLEKLHLDHPHFKFIINEDSLSSNAPHLEDLEKHNLHYILGVKEGDHKFLFQYVDQAVENGETIELTIDDEKDTDISHCFRIVYHAPLNKSNQDKRVTFVEYWEINAKTGKKQHFSWITDLDITEENVYQFMRGARARWKIENETFNTLKNQGYQFGHNFGLGKQHLSEVFVLLMMLAFLVDQIQQLCCPLFQAAWKKWKTKRSLWEKVRSKFHEFHIDTMEELYRSILDHKPVPLPR; from the coding sequence ATGCGCAACGAGAAAATCAAATTGCGCAAGCACCTGAATGCGGATGCTCTCTTTGCAACCATGAGAACCGGATTCGGGGAAATTAATGATCATCGGCCGGGTGAGGTTACAATTTCACTTGCCGATGCCCTGATGTCAGGTTTTGCCATGTTTTCCCTCAAAGACCCTTCATTGCTGGCCTTTGACGAACGGCGTTGTGCGCCGCAAAATCTTTTAACCATATACGGCATGGGCGACATCCCCTGCGATACCTCGATGCGTGAAATTCTGGACGGTGTCGACCCCAATGATCTCCGGCCGCTGTTCAAGGATGCATTCCGGGCGTTACAACGCGGTAAGGTTCTTGAAAAAATGCTGTTCATGGACGTTGGCTACCTGTTGAATCTCGATGGTACCGGTTATTTTTCATCCAAGGCGCTGCATTCCGATGCGTGCATGGGAAGAGTCAACTCAAAGACGGGAGAAGTCACTTATTACCTCCAGACGGTCGGAGCGGCCGTTGTTCATCCTGATTACAAAGAGGCGATAGCTCTTTGTCCCGAGACGATCAGGAAACAGGACGGAAAGACAAAAAATGATTGCGAGCGTAATGCCATCAGGCGTTTGCTTGAAAAATTACACCTGGATCACCCGCACTTCAAGTTCATTATCAACGAGGACTCACTCAGTTCCAATGCACCCCACCTTGAAGATCTTGAGAAGCATAATCTTCACTATATCCTGGGAGTTAAAGAAGGCGACCATAAATTTCTCTTTCAGTATGTCGATCAAGCCGTGGAAAATGGTGAGACAATCGAGCTGACCATCGATGACGAGAAAGATACGGACATAAGCCATTGTTTCCGCATCGTGTATCATGCCCCACTCAATAAATCGAACCAGGATAAGCGTGTAACCTTTGTCGAATATTGGGAGATCAACGCAAAAACCGGCAAAAAGCAGCATTTTAGCTGGATTACGGATTTGGACATCACCGAAGAGAATGTCTACCAGTTTATGCGCGGCGCCCGTGCCCGGTGGAAAATAGAGAACGAAACGTTCAATACCCTGAAGAACCAGGGATACCAGTTCGGCCACAACTTCGGCCTGGGCAAGCAGCATCTCAGCGAGGTGTTCGTCCTGCTCATGATGCTGGCCTTTCTGGTTGACCAGATTCAGCAATTATGCTGTCCACTTTTCCAGGCTGCCTGGAAAAAATGGAAGACCAAGAGATCCCTTTGGGAAAAGGTCCGAAGCAAGTTCCATGAATTCCACATTGATACCATGGAGGAATTGTATCGCTCGATCTTGGACCACAAGCCGGTGCCGTTACCCAGGTAA
- a CDS encoding phosphoethanolamine methyltransferase, with protein MKSEKLPVAQPKKRRNTPKKTAKERLLEFWNVFGKDDDVLITISADPDSLASALAIKRLLRYRVKSVTIGYANEIRRLANLTMLDLLKIPAERMKSFKSDKFSKYIIVDSQPTHNPCFEDITFSAVIDHHPVTHGWQADFVDIRPEYGATGSMLVEYLRAAEMKPSVALATALFYAIKVDTQNFEKKAQLADAISFRYLFNIANQNLVRKIELSELRKSELNYFKTAFAEMKISKHRLYAHVGRVRTPDVLVIIADFFKRVHDVSWVFVSGIHGEKLVVIFRCDGYKKNAGRLAAKTFGAIGSAGGHRESARAEVPLKNLDKSDQDFTTKTLRKLTGKHLETV; from the coding sequence TTGAAGAGTGAAAAACTTCCTGTTGCGCAGCCGAAAAAACGGCGCAATACGCCAAAGAAAACGGCAAAAGAGCGATTACTGGAATTCTGGAATGTATTCGGCAAGGATGATGATGTGCTGATCACCATCAGTGCCGACCCTGATTCCCTGGCGAGTGCGCTGGCCATTAAAAGATTGCTTCGTTATCGCGTGAAGAGTGTCACCATCGGTTACGCCAACGAAATCCGCAGGCTTGCCAATCTGACCATGCTGGATCTGTTGAAAATTCCGGCGGAAAGGATGAAGAGCTTTAAGTCGGATAAGTTTTCCAAATATATCATTGTTGATTCCCAGCCCACCCATAATCCCTGTTTTGAAGATATCACCTTCAGCGCCGTGATTGACCATCACCCGGTCACCCATGGGTGGCAGGCCGATTTTGTCGACATTCGCCCTGAATACGGCGCCACCGGCTCCATGCTGGTGGAGTATCTTCGGGCGGCGGAGATGAAACCGTCTGTTGCGCTGGCAACCGCGCTTTTTTATGCCATCAAGGTGGACACCCAGAATTTCGAGAAAAAGGCACAGCTCGCCGACGCCATCTCTTTCCGCTACCTGTTTAATATCGCCAACCAGAATCTGGTCCGGAAAATTGAGCTGAGCGAGCTGCGGAAATCGGAACTTAATTATTTCAAAACGGCCTTTGCCGAAATGAAGATCAGCAAACATCGTCTTTATGCGCATGTCGGCAGGGTGCGGACACCGGATGTGCTGGTCATTATCGCCGATTTCTTTAAGCGGGTGCATGATGTTTCCTGGGTTTTTGTTTCCGGTATTCATGGGGAAAAGCTGGTGGTGATCTTTCGTTGTGACGGATATAAGAAGAATGCCGGAAGGCTGGCGGCCAAGACCTTCGGTGCGATCGGTTCAGCCGGCGGGCATCGGGAATCAGCCCGGGCCGAGGTGCCGCTGAAGAACCTTGACAAATCGGATCAGGATTTTACCACCAAGACCCTGCGCAAACTGACGGGAAAACATTTAGAGACGGTCTGA
- a CDS encoding glucose-1-phosphate adenylyltransferase has product MRKENTLVLILAGGVGSRLNNLVQTRAKPAVPFGGIYRIIDFSLSNVMNSGMTQVGVLTQYKPLSLMKHLGTGEAWDFTGRSRGVKILPPRTGAQDSDWYKGTADAVRQNIDFIKAHPSKEILLLSGDHIYRMDFDDMIGFHRRKGADVTIGMMVVPESEIHQFGAGITDGDGRIVDWEEKPKVARTNLASMGIYVFDTEYLLRMLTENREEIDFGMHLIPRAIEQDNVFAYPFHGYWRDVGTVEAYWQTNMDIIREDSGISPEDWGIRPNVEAGVSGVADRPPARFGPASVVKNSMISAGCVIDGEVVNSVLSPGVRVAAGASVRDSILFHDCLVESGATVDLAILDKRVHIGSGAVVGSGEDKTTPNSKFPKHLYTGITMIGKEGVVPPGAVIGRNCIVAPLTASEDYPSLSLASGETVNAGRQ; this is encoded by the coding sequence ATGAGAAAGGAAAATACCCTGGTGTTGATCCTGGCCGGCGGGGTGGGCAGCCGTCTCAATAATCTGGTCCAGACCCGGGCCAAACCGGCGGTGCCCTTCGGCGGCATCTACCGCATCATCGATTTTTCCCTGAGCAACGTGATGAATTCCGGCATGACCCAGGTGGGGGTGCTGACCCAATATAAACCGCTGTCGCTGATGAAGCATCTCGGCACCGGCGAGGCCTGGGATTTCACCGGCAGGAGCCGCGGGGTGAAGATCCTGCCGCCCCGCACCGGGGCACAGGATTCCGACTGGTACAAGGGCACGGCCGATGCCGTGCGACAGAATATCGATTTTATCAAGGCCCATCCCTCCAAGGAGATTCTGCTGCTCTCCGGCGACCATATTTACCGGATGGATTTTGATGATATGATCGGCTTTCACCGCCGCAAGGGGGCCGATGTCACCATCGGCATGATGGTGGTGCCGGAAAGTGAGATTCATCAGTTCGGGGCAGGGATCACCGACGGGGATGGACGGATTGTCGACTGGGAGGAAAAACCAAAGGTGGCGCGCACCAATCTCGCCTCCATGGGTATCTATGTTTTTGATACCGAATATTTGCTGCGGATGTTGACGGAAAACCGGGAGGAAATAGACTTCGGCATGCATCTCATTCCGCGGGCCATCGAGCAGGACAATGTTTTCGCCTACCCTTTTCACGGCTACTGGCGTGACGTCGGCACGGTGGAGGCATACTGGCAGACCAATATGGATATCATTCGCGAGGATTCGGGGATTTCTCCCGAGGACTGGGGCATCCGGCCGAATGTGGAGGCCGGGGTTTCCGGGGTTGCCGACCGGCCTCCGGCTCGTTTCGGTCCGGCCTCTGTTGTGAAAAATTCCATGATTTCAGCTGGTTGCGTGATAGATGGCGAGGTGGTCAATTCCGTGCTCAGTCCCGGGGTGCGGGTGGCGGCCGGGGCAAGCGTGCGGGATTCGATTCTCTTCCATGACTGCCTGGTTGAGTCGGGGGCAACTGTTGATCTGGCCATCCTTGATAAGCGGGTGCATATCGGCAGCGGCGCGGTTGTCGGTTCCGGAGAAGATAAGACCACGCCCAACAGCAAGTTCCCCAAGCATCTCTATACCGGCATCACCATGATCGGTAAGGAGGGGGTGGTGCCGCCCGGCGCGGTTATCGGCCGCAACTGTATTGTTGCTCCGTTGACCGCGAGCGAAGATTACCCATCGCTTTCCCTGGCGAGCGGCGAGACGGTTAACGCAGGCCGGCAATAA
- a CDS encoding transposase, with amino-acid sequence MKRFILERSSDEFYTSHSGLALIGLGINRFTSLNAKLKKAIPDTKDIANTDVIRSYLGLLSLGKSDFEAIADMKDDRYFQQSLGIKAVPSPETLRQRLDETATVFQPIASSTYTEFIRNAKGKVTPLAMGHVAVDMDVFCMDNSGTKKEGSKHTYHGYDGYAPIAAYMGEEGWCINLEFREGSQHSQNNFIPFLQETISRAKSLTKKSLLFRLDSGHDAVETRATLYGHKKVDYILKWNPRKQDLPAWLARGLQEGEVSEPRRGKRVAVFSFNQLQEHEGKEFSTRLIVRVIERTIDKRGQLLLVPDIELEGWWTSLYLPEKEIIKLYRDHGTSEQFHSEFKTDMDLERLPSGKFATNSLIMSLAGLAYNILRFIGQLGLLGDRSPVRHSAKRRRIRTVIQELMYRAARLIETGRKLKLRFSRHCCAFDSFQAVYNRLAFG; translated from the coding sequence ATGAAACGATTTATTCTTGAACGCTCATCGGACGAATTTTATACCTCTCATTCCGGCCTGGCCCTGATCGGGCTCGGTATCAATCGCTTTACCAGCTTGAACGCCAAGCTGAAAAAGGCGATACCCGACACCAAGGACATTGCCAATACAGATGTCATTCGCAGTTATCTCGGGCTCCTCTCGCTTGGCAAAAGCGATTTCGAAGCCATTGCCGACATGAAAGACGACAGGTATTTCCAGCAATCACTTGGCATCAAAGCGGTTCCTTCGCCCGAAACCTTGCGCCAGCGCCTTGACGAAACCGCAACAGTTTTTCAGCCAATTGCTTCCTCCACCTACACGGAGTTCATCCGCAATGCCAAAGGAAAAGTAACCCCCTTGGCCATGGGTCATGTCGCCGTCGATATGGACGTCTTTTGCATGGACAACTCCGGCACCAAAAAAGAAGGTTCCAAGCATACCTATCACGGTTATGACGGCTATGCGCCAATAGCCGCCTACATGGGAGAGGAAGGCTGGTGTATTAATCTTGAGTTCCGGGAGGGCAGCCAGCACAGCCAAAACAATTTTATTCCTTTTCTGCAGGAAACCATCTCCCGTGCCAAGTCTTTAACCAAAAAGTCACTGTTATTCAGGCTTGACTCCGGACACGATGCTGTCGAGACCCGAGCAACGCTTTATGGCCACAAAAAGGTCGATTACATCCTGAAATGGAATCCCCGCAAGCAGGACCTTCCCGCCTGGCTGGCCCGTGGGCTGCAAGAAGGAGAAGTGAGCGAACCACGACGCGGCAAACGGGTTGCCGTATTCAGTTTCAACCAGCTTCAGGAGCACGAGGGCAAGGAGTTCAGTACCCGCCTGATCGTCCGCGTGATTGAACGTACCATTGACAAACGCGGCCAGTTGCTGCTGGTGCCGGATATAGAACTTGAGGGCTGGTGGACATCCCTTTACCTGCCGGAAAAAGAGATCATCAAGCTCTACCGGGACCACGGCACAAGCGAGCAGTTTCACAGCGAATTTAAAACCGACATGGATCTTGAGCGGTTGCCTTCGGGAAAATTTGCGACCAATTCCTTGATCATGTCCTTGGCCGGCTTGGCTTATAACATCTTGCGGTTTATCGGCCAGCTTGGCCTTCTCGGTGATCGCTCACCAGTGCGCCACTCGGCAAAGCGCAGGAGAATTCGTACCGTTATTCAGGAACTCATGTACCGTGCAGCCAGACTGATTGAGACCGGCAGGAAACTGAAGCTGCGGTTCAGCCGCCACTGTTGCGCATTTGACTCGTTTCAGGCCGTTTATAACCGGCTTGCCTTTGGCTAA
- a CDS encoding glucose-1-phosphate adenylyltransferase — translation MKQKPKTLAMILAGGRVDELNVLTCYRPKSAVPFGGFARIIDFSLSNLMHAGLERVAILSQYRSYSLINHIGIGAAWDMIGKYRGVSILPPSTGYGNTSWYKGSADAVFQNADFIQYHDPEEVLILSGDHVYQMDYQEVVDYHRSKDADLTIACLQVPMEKAHRFGLADIDNEDGDRGGRVLQYKEKPDRPKFNWASLTVFCFKPKVLLEMLAVNAREDESFEFGRDIIPRMMYEKRKVYGFKFRGYWGYSRTIEEYWQTNMDLLGAEPKIDLEKWGLRTNLDHRNICDCQPLKVGSNAAIRDSLVYNGCIVEGEVERSILFPGVHVKKGAVVKDSVLFFNDVVGRDARLEKVICDVNVTVGNEVRLGQEGPVSAKEVTVVGWNNFIPDKALIGSDCTLYPALSPEKLLREIKTGEIVR, via the coding sequence ATGAAACAGAAACCGAAAACCCTGGCGATGATCCTTGCGGGAGGGCGGGTTGACGAGCTGAATGTCCTCACCTGTTACCGGCCCAAATCAGCGGTTCCCTTCGGCGGCTTTGCCCGCATCATTGATTTTTCCCTGAGCAATCTCATGCATGCCGGGCTGGAGCGGGTGGCAATCCTCAGCCAGTATCGAAGTTATTCGTTGATCAACCACATCGGCATCGGCGCGGCCTGGGACATGATCGGCAAATATCGCGGCGTTTCCATTCTGCCGCCCTCAACCGGCTACGGCAACACCTCCTGGTATAAAGGATCTGCCGATGCCGTTTTTCAGAATGCTGATTTCATCCAGTACCACGATCCGGAAGAGGTGCTGATTCTCTCCGGCGATCATGTCTACCAGATGGATTATCAGGAAGTGGTCGACTATCATCGCAGCAAGGACGCCGACCTGACCATTGCCTGTCTTCAGGTTCCCATGGAAAAAGCGCATCGTTTCGGCCTTGCCGACATCGACAACGAGGACGGTGATCGGGGCGGCCGGGTTCTCCAGTACAAGGAGAAACCGGATCGCCCCAAATTCAACTGGGCCTCGCTCACCGTCTTCTGTTTTAAGCCCAAGGTGCTGCTCGAGATGCTGGCCGTCAATGCCCGGGAGGATGAATCCTTTGAGTTCGGTCGTGATATCATTCCCCGCATGATGTATGAAAAACGCAAGGTGTATGGTTTCAAATTTCGCGGCTACTGGGGCTATTCCCGTACCATTGAGGAGTACTGGCAGACCAATATGGATCTGCTCGGGGCGGAGCCGAAGATTGACCTGGAAAAATGGGGACTGCGCACCAATCTTGACCATCGCAATATCTGCGATTGCCAGCCGCTCAAGGTGGGGAGCAACGCGGCCATCCGTGACAGCCTGGTGTATAACGGCTGCATCGTTGAAGGGGAAGTGGAGCGCTCCATTCTTTTTCCCGGTGTTCATGTCAAAAAAGGGGCGGTGGTGAAAGATTCGGTGCTGTTTTTTAATGATGTTGTCGGCCGTGACGCCCGGTTGGAAAAGGTCATTTGCGATGTCAACGTCACCGTCGGCAACGAGGTGCGTCTCGGCCAGGAAGGCCCGGTGTCCGCTAAAGAGGTGACCGTGGTGGGCTGGAATAATTTTATACCCGACAAAGCACTTATCGGTTCCGATTGCACGCTTTATCCTGCATTAAGTCCGGAAAAATTGCTGCGGGAAATCAAAACAGGGGAGATCGTGCGATGA
- a CDS encoding tryptophan synthase subunit beta, producing the protein MNQTTKRGYYGEWGGAFIPEVLYETFRELNDAFAAAKADPAFWQEYVSLMGTYSCRPTPLTHAQNLSRHFGGGQIFIKREDLNHTGAHKANNVMGQGLLVKKMGKKRVIAETGAGQHGVATATMAAKFGFACTIYMGEEDVARQRPNVFWMEKLGATVVPVTSGSKTLKDAINEAFRDWVTRMDDTHYVMGTVCGPHPFPEMVAWFQSIIGKEARVQIIDQFGRLPSRVYACVGGGSNAMGVFQGFLDDAGVELIGVEAGGKGLDSGRHAARLAGRDASAGVAQGYKTMFLQNSDGQMTDTHSVAAGLDYVGVSPILTDLWQQGRVRFAAATDREVMAALDMTMKNEGIIPALESSHAFVQAFKEAGEMGSDEAIIINMSGRGDKDIFTIAHAFDDPSWKEFIRKKGKEYGA; encoded by the coding sequence ATGAACCAGACAACAAAACGAGGATATTACGGCGAGTGGGGCGGGGCATTTATTCCGGAGGTGCTGTATGAAACCTTCCGGGAATTAAATGATGCCTTTGCCGCCGCCAAGGCGGACCCGGCTTTCTGGCAGGAATACGTCTCCCTGATGGGCACATACTCCTGCCGACCGACGCCACTGACCCATGCACAGAACCTGTCACGCCATTTCGGCGGCGGACAGATATTCATCAAGCGGGAAGACCTCAACCATACCGGCGCCCACAAGGCCAACAACGTCATGGGCCAGGGCCTGCTTGTCAAGAAAATGGGCAAAAAACGGGTGATCGCCGAAACCGGCGCCGGCCAGCACGGAGTGGCCACTGCCACCATGGCCGCCAAATTCGGTTTTGCATGCACCATCTACATGGGAGAAGAGGATGTGGCGCGCCAGCGCCCCAACGTCTTCTGGATGGAGAAGCTGGGCGCCACCGTGGTGCCGGTCACCTCCGGCTCCAAAACCTTGAAGGATGCCATCAACGAGGCCTTCCGCGACTGGGTGACCCGCATGGATGACACCCATTACGTCATGGGCACGGTGTGCGGCCCCCACCCCTTTCCGGAGATGGTGGCCTGGTTTCAGTCCATTATCGGCAAGGAGGCGCGGGTACAGATTATTGACCAGTTCGGCCGACTGCCGAGCAGGGTCTACGCCTGTGTCGGCGGCGGCTCCAACGCCATGGGTGTTTTCCAGGGATTTCTGGACGATGCCGGGGTGGAACTGATCGGCGTTGAAGCCGGCGGCAAGGGACTTGACAGCGGCCGGCATGCGGCACGTCTTGCCGGACGGGATGCCTCCGCCGGAGTGGCCCAGGGCTACAAAACCATGTTCCTGCAAAACAGCGACGGCCAGATGACGGACACCCATTCCGTGGCGGCCGGACTTGACTACGTCGGCGTCTCGCCCATCCTCACCGATCTCTGGCAGCAGGGCAGGGTCCGCTTTGCCGCCGCCACCGACCGGGAGGTGATGGCGGCCCTTGATATGACCATGAAGAACGAAGGGATCATTCCGGCACTCGAATCAAGTCACGCCTTTGTCCAGGCCTTCAAGGAGGCGGGAGAGATGGGCAGTGACGAGGCGATTATCATCAACATGTCCGGCCGGGGCGACAAGGACATCTTCACCATCGCCCATGCCTTTGACGACCCATCCTGGAAGGAATTCATCAGAAAGAAAGGAAAAGAATATGGAGCTTAA
- a CDS encoding tryptophan synthase subunit alpha — translation MELNSQIKAALADPEKKILLMTHIVLGYPSLAINRQVIEQMVSGGVDLIEMQIPFSEPMADGPVIVKANQDAIDNGVTVRQCLDFAKEISATYPIPFLFMTYYNILFKFGVEKFFQEAREIGIKGFIIPDLPPEEGEEFFALTRQYGIDPVMIFAPTSTPERMQELSRFGRGFIYCVARKGVTGKQTDFDEEFNSYMQRCRANTDLPLAVGFGISRKDDVDSLIGRADIAVIGTRTIKLVEEQGVDAVGPFIAGLR, via the coding sequence ATGGAGCTTAACAGTCAGATAAAGGCAGCTCTGGCTGATCCCGAGAAAAAAATACTGCTCATGACCCATATCGTGCTGGGCTACCCCTCACTTGCGATCAACCGTCAGGTTATCGAGCAGATGGTGTCCGGCGGGGTTGACCTCATTGAAATGCAGATTCCTTTTTCCGAACCCATGGCGGATGGGCCGGTGATCGTCAAGGCCAATCAGGACGCCATCGACAACGGCGTCACGGTGCGGCAGTGCCTTGATTTTGCAAAAGAAATATCCGCAACCTACCCGATCCCCTTTCTCTTCATGACCTACTACAACATCCTGTTTAAATTCGGGGTGGAGAAGTTTTTCCAGGAGGCGCGGGAGATCGGCATCAAGGGCTTTATCATCCCGGACCTGCCGCCGGAGGAGGGGGAGGAATTTTTTGCCCTGACCCGTCAATACGGAATCGATCCGGTCATGATCTTCGCCCCCACCTCGACCCCGGAACGGATGCAGGAACTTTCCCGCTTCGGCCGGGGCTTTATTTACTGTGTGGCGAGAAAGGGCGTCACCGGCAAACAGACCGACTTTGACGAGGAATTCAACAGCTACATGCAACGATGCCGGGCAAACACCGATCTCCCCCTGGCAGTCGGATTCGGCATCAGCCGCAAGGATGATGTCGACTCGCTCATCGGCCGCGCGGACATTGCCGTCATCGGCACCCGCACCATCAAACTGGTGGAGGAACAGGGAGTTGACGCGGTGGGCCCCTTTATTGCCGGCCTGCGTTAA